The proteins below come from a single Fusobacterium nucleatum genomic window:
- a CDS encoding glycosyltransferase family 2 protein yields the protein MTLTVAMITLNEEKNLERTLKSVQDFADEIVIVDSGSTDRTEEIAKRFGAKFVYQQWLGYGPQRNRAIELSTSDWILNIDADEEISPELANKIKAIKENSRYKVYKINFMSVCFNKKIKHGGWSNTYRIRLFRKNSGSYNENSVHEEFATSQEIAKLHSYIYHHSYSDLADYFEKFNKYTTLGAIEYYKKGKKAHLISIVLSPIYKFLRMYIIRLGFLDGLEGFLLATTSSLYTMVKYYKLREIYKNGSYIEGEEKNGN from the coding sequence ATGACTTTAACTGTTGCAATGATAACATTAAATGAGGAAAAGAACTTAGAAAGAACCCTAAAATCTGTACAAGATTTTGCAGATGAAATAGTAATTGTAGATAGTGGTTCAACTGATAGAACAGAAGAAATAGCTAAGAGATTTGGAGCAAAGTTTGTATATCAACAATGGCTTGGTTATGGTCCACAGAGAAATAGGGCTATTGAGTTATCAACTTCTGATTGGATATTAAATATTGATGCTGATGAAGAAATTTCACCAGAACTTGCAAATAAAATAAAAGCAATTAAAGAAAATAGCCGTTATAAAGTCTATAAAATAAATTTTATGTCTGTATGTTTTAATAAAAAAATAAAGCATGGTGGTTGGAGTAATACATATAGAATAAGGCTTTTTAGAAAAAATTCAGGAAGTTATAATGAAAATAGTGTTCATGAAGAATTTGCAACAAGCCAAGAAATAGCAAAACTTCATAGTTATATTTATCATCATAGTTATTCAGATTTAGCTGATTATTTTGAAAAATTTAATAAATATACAACTTTAGGAGCTATTGAATATTATAAAAAGGGCAAGAAAGCTCATCTTATTTCAATAGTATTAAGTCCAATATATAAATTTTTAAGAATGTATATAATAAGGCTTGGCTTTTTAGATGGGCTTGAAGGTTTTTTATTAGCTACAACAAGTTCACTTTACACTATGGTTAAATACTATAAATTAAGAGAAATATATAAGAATGGATCCTATATTGAAGGGGAAGAAAAAAATGGAAATTAA
- a CDS encoding YeiH family protein codes for MNSKLNGIILCLILALPAWKLGKEFPVVGGPVFGIIIGVIIALILKNRAKFDIGISFVSKKVLQYAVILLGFGLNLQTVISVGSSSLPIIISTISISLIVAYILAKFINIPTKIATLIGVGSSICGGSAIAATAPVIDAHDDEIAQAISVIFLFNVIAALIFPTLGDILNFSNKGFALFAGTAVNDTSSVTAAASAWDSIHNTGTQVLDSATIVKLTRTLAIIPITLFLAVYNSKKNSNTKNFSLKKIFPMFIVYFILASIITTICNYFIEVGIITEDISMIINNVFSFLKYLSKFFIIMAMVAIGLNTNIKKLIFSGAKPLTLGFCCWLAVSLVSIGLQKILGIF; via the coding sequence ATGAATAGTAAATTAAATGGAATTATTTTATGTTTGATACTTGCTTTACCTGCTTGGAAGTTAGGTAAAGAATTTCCAGTTGTTGGTGGACCAGTATTTGGAATTATTATCGGAGTTATTATTGCTCTTATATTAAAAAATAGAGCTAAATTTGATATAGGAATAAGTTTTGTTTCTAAAAAAGTTTTACAATACGCTGTTATTCTTTTAGGTTTTGGCTTAAATTTACAAACAGTTATTTCAGTAGGTAGCAGCTCTTTACCAATAATCATTTCTACCATTAGTATATCATTGATAGTTGCCTATATTTTAGCAAAATTTATAAATATCCCCACTAAGATTGCAACTCTTATAGGTGTTGGTTCTTCTATATGTGGAGGTTCTGCTATTGCAGCAACTGCACCAGTTATAGATGCACATGATGATGAAATTGCTCAGGCTATATCTGTAATTTTTTTATTTAATGTAATTGCAGCATTAATTTTTCCAACTCTTGGAGATATATTAAATTTTTCTAATAAAGGCTTTGCACTTTTTGCAGGTACTGCTGTGAATGATACATCATCAGTTACAGCAGCAGCTTCAGCTTGGGATAGTATACACAATACAGGAACACAAGTTTTAGATTCTGCTACAATAGTAAAACTTACAAGAACACTTGCTATAATACCAATCACTTTGTTTTTAGCAGTTTATAATTCTAAAAAAAATTCAAATACTAAAAATTTTTCATTGAAAAAAATCTTTCCAATGTTTATAGTATATTTTATTTTAGCTTCAATTATCACAACAATTTGTAATTATTTTATAGAAGTTGGAATTATTACTGAAGATATTTCTATGATAATAAATAATGTTTTTTCTTTCTTAAAATATTTAAGTAAATTTTTTATTATTATGGCAATGGTTGCTATTGGTTTAAACACTAATATAAAAAAACTTATATTTTCTGGTGCAAAACCTTTGACACTTGGTTTTTGTTGTTGGCTTGCTGTAAGTTTAGTTAGTATAGGATTACAAAAAATTCTTGGGATATTCTAA
- a CDS encoding precorrin-2 dehydrogenase/sirohydrochlorin ferrochelatase family protein yields MANKFFPVSIDLNDKNILVIGAGKISLRKIETLLKYNCNITVITKEVLEEKFFDLEKDDKIKILKNQEFEEKFLENIFLVIAATDDEVLNKNISQLCMSKNILVNNITSKDDMNVRFASIYEKDDIQIAISANGNPKKAVEIKHKIKDIFEK; encoded by the coding sequence GTGGCAAATAAATTCTTTCCTGTTTCAATAGATTTGAATGATAAAAATATTTTAGTTATTGGAGCAGGAAAAATATCTCTAAGAAAAATTGAAACATTATTAAAATATAATTGCAATATTACTGTTATAACAAAAGAAGTTTTAGAAGAAAAATTTTTTGATTTAGAAAAAGATGATAAAATAAAAATTTTAAAAAATCAGGAATTTGAAGAAAAATTTTTAGAAAATATTTTTTTAGTTATAGCTGCAACTGATGATGAAGTACTGAATAAAAATATTTCTCAACTATGTATGTCAAAAAATATTTTAGTCAATAATATTACTTCAAAAGATGATATGAATGTTAGATTTGCTAGTATCTATGAAAAAGATGATATACAAATTGCAATCTCTGCTAATGGTAATCCTAAAAAGGCAGTGGAGATTAAACATAAGATTAAAGATATTTTTGAAAAATAA
- a CDS encoding glycosyltransferase family 9 protein, with product MNILIIHTAFIGDIVLSTALVSKIKEKYPDSDIYYLTTPLGKEILKNNPKIKEIIVYDKRGKDKGFRAFISFVRKIRKLKIDVCLTPHRYLRSSILSFLSGAKIRIGYDIASLSFVFNKKIKYDRTKHEVEKLLSFIDDSPNRYELEMYPSEKDKIRIDTLLKNLSENKKIILIAPGSKWFTKRWPEEYFRILIQNLVKRDDLLIVITGGKEEREIELNLDSKVLDLRGEISLLELAELTKRAILVVSNDSAPIHITSAFPNTRIVGIFGPTVKEFGFFPWSKNSKVFEINGLYCRPCAIHGGNFCPEKHFRCMREITPDLVENEIYNYITGIDSKKVKSNG from the coding sequence ATGAATATTTTAATAATACATACAGCCTTTATTGGAGATATCGTTCTATCTACTGCTTTGGTATCAAAGATAAAAGAAAAATATCCTGATTCAGATATTTATTATTTAACAACACCTTTGGGAAAAGAAATATTAAAAAATAATCCTAAAATTAAAGAAATTATTGTCTATGATAAAAGAGGAAAGGATAAGGGATTTAGAGCATTTATTTCTTTTGTGAGAAAAATTAGAAAATTGAAAATAGATGTCTGCTTAACACCACATAGATATTTAAGAAGTAGTATTTTATCTTTTTTGAGTGGAGCAAAAATAAGGATAGGCTATGATATTGCAAGTTTGTCTTTTGTATTTAATAAGAAAATTAAATATGATAGAACAAAACATGAAGTTGAAAAGCTGCTGTCTTTTATAGATGATAGTCCCAACAGATATGAGCTTGAAATGTATCCAAGTGAAAAAGATAAAATTAGAATTGATACTTTACTTAAAAATTTATCAGAGAATAAAAAAATAATCCTTATAGCACCTGGAAGCAAATGGTTTACTAAAAGATGGCCAGAGGAATATTTTAGAATATTAATTCAAAACCTAGTTAAAAGAGATGATTTATTGATAGTTATAACAGGTGGAAAAGAAGAAAGAGAAATAGAGTTAAATCTTGATTCAAAAGTTTTAGATTTAAGAGGAGAGATTAGTTTGTTGGAGTTGGCAGAACTCACTAAAAGAGCTATTTTAGTTGTATCAAATGATTCAGCACCTATACATATAACATCTGCTTTTCCTAATACAAGAATAGTTGGAATTTTTGGCCCAACAGTTAAAGAATTTGGATTTTTTCCTTGGTCTAAAAATAGCAAAGTTTTTGAGATAAATGGTTTATACTGCCGTCCCTGTGCAATACATGGTGGAAACTTTTGTCCTGAAAAACATTTTAGATGTATGAGAGAAATTACTCCTGATTTAGTAGAAAATGAAATCTATAATTATATTACTGGTATTGATAGTAAAAAGGTGAAATCCAATGGATAA
- the plsY gene encoding glycerol-3-phosphate 1-O-acyltransferase PlsY, with product MTFFCLIVLTYFIGAIPSGVWIGKAFKGIDVRDYGSKNSGATNSYRVLGAKLGIAVLIMDVLKGFIPLYITSKFNLEYNDLVILGLVAILAHTFSCFISFKGGKGVATSLGVFLFLIPVITLILLVIFILVAYFTRYISLASITAAFLLPIFTFFTHRDSYLFALSVIIAIFVIYRHKTNISRLLSGTENKFKF from the coding sequence ATGACTTTTTTTTGTTTAATAGTGCTTACATATTTTATAGGAGCAATTCCAAGTGGAGTATGGATAGGAAAAGCTTTTAAAGGTATTGATGTAAGAGATTATGGAAGTAAAAATAGTGGTGCTACAAATTCATATAGAGTTTTGGGAGCAAAATTAGGTATAGCTGTTTTAATAATGGATGTTCTAAAAGGTTTTATCCCACTTTATATTACTAGTAAATTTAACTTAGAATATAATGATTTAGTTATACTAGGTCTAGTTGCAATCTTGGCTCATACATTTTCTTGCTTTATATCTTTTAAAGGTGGAAAAGGAGTAGCAACAAGCTTAGGGGTATTTTTATTTTTAATACCAGTTATAACTTTAATATTATTAGTAATTTTTATCTTAGTTGCTTATTTTACTAGATATATTTCATTGGCATCTATAACAGCAGCTTTTTTATTACCAATTTTTACTTTTTTCACTCATAGAGATTCATATTTATTTGCTTTATCAGTTATAATAGCAATCTTTGTTATATATAGACATAAAACAAATATTTCAAGATTACTTAGTGGAACAGAAAATAAATTCAAATTTTAA
- a CDS encoding glycosyltransferase family 9 protein — MEIKRILVSRTDKIGDLILSIPSFFMLKKMYPNTELVVIVRKYNVDIVKNLPYIDRIVIIDEYTKTELIKKIAYFKADVFIALYNDRYVASLARASKAKIRIGPISKLNSFFTYNRGVLQKRSLSIKNEGQYNLDLVSKLDRKRFAILYELNTKLILTDENKKVADIYFKENSIQGKCLIVNPFIGGSAKNITDEQYVSILKKVKDRMPYLNIIITSYISDEERNEKLCKDIGKDKIFSFSNGASILNTASIIDRADAYFGASTGPTHIAGALGKKIVAIYPHKKTQSPTRWGILGNSNVKYIIPDENNPNEDYKNPYFDNFTEEMEDRVVKAILEALK, encoded by the coding sequence ATGGAAATTAAAAGAATTTTAGTTTCAAGAACAGATAAAATTGGAGATTTAATTCTATCAATACCAAGTTTTTTTATGCTGAAAAAAATGTATCCTAATACAGAACTTGTAGTTATTGTTAGAAAGTATAATGTAGATATAGTAAAAAATCTTCCATATATTGACAGGATTGTTATAATTGATGAATATACTAAGACAGAACTTATAAAAAAAATTGCTTATTTTAAGGCAGATGTATTTATAGCACTGTATAATGATAGATATGTTGCCTCCCTTGCAAGAGCAAGTAAAGCTAAAATTAGAATAGGACCTATTTCTAAATTAAATTCATTTTTTACATATAATAGAGGTGTTTTACAAAAAAGATCTTTATCAATAAAAAATGAAGGACAGTATAATTTAGACTTAGTTTCAAAACTTGATAGAAAAAGATTTGCAATATTATATGAATTAAATACTAAATTGATACTTACTGATGAAAATAAAAAAGTAGCTGATATATATTTTAAAGAAAATTCTATTCAAGGAAAATGCCTTATTGTAAATCCTTTTATAGGAGGTTCTGCTAAAAATATAACTGATGAGCAATATGTGAGTATACTAAAAAAAGTTAAAGATAGAATGCCATACCTAAATATTATCATAACAAGTTATATATCAGATGAAGAAAGAAATGAAAAACTTTGTAAAGATATTGGAAAGGACAAAATTTTTTCTTTTTCTAATGGAGCAAGCATTTTAAATACTGCCTCAATCATAGACAGAGCAGATGCATATTTTGGAGCTTCAACAGGACCAACTCATATTGCAGGAGCATTAGGGAAAAAGATTGTAGCTATTTACCCTCATAAAAAAACTCAAAGTCCAACTAGATGGGGAATTTTAGGAAATAGCAATGTTAAATATATAATTCCTGATGAAAATAATCCAAATGAAGATTACAAAAATCCATACTTTGATAATTTTACAGAAGAAATGGAAGATAGAGTTGTTAAAGCAATATTAGAGGCATTAAAATGA
- the secG gene encoding preprotein translocase subunit SecG: protein MSTLLNVLLFLSAFVLIVLVLIQPDRSHGMTASMGLGASNTIFGINKDGGPLAKATEVVATLFIICSLLLYLTR, encoded by the coding sequence ATGTCAACATTGTTAAATGTTTTATTATTTTTATCAGCTTTTGTATTAATAGTTTTAGTTTTAATACAACCTGATAGGAGTCATGGAATGACAGCAAGTATGGGGTTAGGAGCTTCAAATACTATATTTGGAATAAATAAAGATGGAGGACCTTTGGCAAAAGCAACAGAGGTGGTTGCTACATTATTTATAATTTGTTCTCTATTACTTTACTTAACTCGTTAG
- a CDS encoding cold shock domain-containing protein codes for MKGTVKWFNKEKGFGFITGEDGKDVFAHFSQIQKEGFKELFEGQEVEFEITEGQKGPQASNIVVIK; via the coding sequence ATGAAAGGTACTGTAAAATGGTTTAACAAAGAAAAAGGATTTGGATTTATCACAGGAGAAGATGGAAAAGATGTTTTTGCACACTTTTCTCAAATTCAAAAAGAAGGATTTAAAGAATTATTTGAAGGACAAGAAGTAGAATTTGAAATTACAGAAGGACAAAAAGGTCCTCAAGCTTCAAATATCGTTGTTATTAAATAG
- the hemL gene encoding glutamate-1-semialdehyde 2,1-aminomutase gives MVFKNSIDLYKKAVELIPGGVNSPVRAFKSVNREAPIFVKKGQGAKIWDEDDNEYIDYICSWGPLILGHNHPKVIEEVKKIIENGSSYGLPTKYEVDLAELIVEIVPSVEKVRLTTSGTEATMSAVRLARAYTQRNKILKFEGCYHGHSDALLVKSGSGLLTEGYQDSNGITDGVLKDTLTLPFGDIEKVKEVLKNKDVACVIIEPIPANMGVIETHKKFLQELRKITEETGTILIFDEVISGFRLALGGAQEFFGIAPDLTTLGKIIGGGYPVGAFGGKKEIMDLVAPVGKVYHAGTLSGNPVASKAGFATISYLKENPNIYKELEEKTNYLIDNIEILAKKYSVNICVNSIGSLFTIFFVDIDKVENLEDSLKSNTENFSIYFNTMLENGIIVPPSQFEAHFLSMAHTKKELNRTLEVIEMAFKKIGEKSGK, from the coding sequence ATGGTTTTTAAAAATTCTATTGATTTATACAAAAAAGCTGTTGAATTAATTCCTGGTGGGGTTAATAGCCCAGTCAGAGCATTTAAATCTGTAAATAGAGAGGCTCCTATTTTTGTAAAAAAAGGGCAAGGTGCAAAAATTTGGGATGAAGATGATAATGAATACATTGATTACATCTGTTCATGGGGTCCATTAATATTAGGACATAATCACCCAAAAGTTATAGAAGAAGTTAAAAAAATTATTGAAAATGGAAGTTCTTATGGATTGCCAACAAAATATGAAGTTGATTTAGCTGAATTAATTGTTGAGATAGTTCCATCAGTTGAAAAAGTTAGATTAACTACTTCTGGAACGGAAGCAACTATGTCAGCAGTAAGACTCGCAAGAGCTTATACTCAAAGAAATAAAATTTTAAAATTTGAAGGTTGTTATCATGGACATTCAGATGCCTTACTTGTTAAATCGGGTTCTGGTCTATTAACAGAAGGTTATCAAGACAGTAATGGGATAACAGATGGTGTTTTAAAGGATACTTTAACTTTACCTTTTGGAGATATTGAAAAAGTAAAAGAAGTTTTAAAAAATAAAGATGTAGCCTGTGTAATTATTGAGCCTATTCCTGCTAATATGGGAGTTATTGAAACTCATAAAAAATTCTTACAAGAATTGAGAAAAATTACAGAAGAAACTGGAACTATTTTAATTTTTGATGAGGTTATATCTGGATTTAGATTAGCACTTGGTGGAGCTCAAGAATTTTTTGGAATAGCACCAGATTTAACAACTCTTGGAAAAATAATTGGTGGAGGTTATCCTGTTGGAGCCTTTGGAGGAAAAAAAGAAATAATGGATTTGGTTGCTCCTGTTGGTAAAGTTTACCATGCTGGAACATTATCAGGAAATCCAGTAGCATCAAAAGCAGGCTTTGCAACTATCAGCTATTTAAAAGAAAATCCAAATATTTATAAAGAATTGGAAGAAAAAACTAATTATTTAATTGATAATATTGAAATCTTAGCTAAAAAATATTCTGTTAATATCTGTGTAAATTCTATAGGTTCTCTTTTTACTATTTTCTTTGTTGATATAGATAAAGTTGAAAATCTTGAAGATTCTTTAAAATCTAACACTGAAAATTTTTCTATTTATTTTAATACTATGTTAGAAAATGGTATAATTGTTCCTCCATCACAATTTGAAGCCCATTTCTTATCTATGGCTCATACTAAAAAGGAGCTGAATAGAACTCTTGAAGTTATAGAAATGGCATTTAAGAAGATAGGTGAAAAAAGTGGCAAATAA
- a CDS encoding AbrB family transcriptional regulator: MDIINLMLTIIIAILGGYLADKKKVPAAYMLGALFLVAIFNILFNRAFFPTYFKFITQIATGTFIGSKFRSEDVKMLKKVIIPGITMVVLMITFSFLLSYLMSTFLGIDNLTSFFATAPGGIMDISLIAYDFKANTSQVALLQLIRLISVIAFVPFFTKKCYERSNKKNISFEQEIKKEIKEEEKFENRGERSLLFTFIIGIIGGVIGYFTRLPAGTMSCSMALVAYFNVKTHRAYMPLTLRKIIQSFGGALIGAKVTLTDVIALKDLVLPIILIIIGFCLMNVLVGFFLYKTTKFSLSTALLSASPGGMSDISLMAEDLGANGPQVASMQFLRAIFIVGVYPIIIKILFA, from the coding sequence ATGGATATAATTAATTTAATGCTGACAATAATTATAGCAATTTTAGGTGGATATTTAGCTGATAAAAAGAAAGTTCCTGCTGCATATATGCTGGGAGCATTATTTTTAGTTGCTATCTTTAATATACTCTTTAACAGAGCATTTTTTCCAACTTATTTTAAATTTATAACTCAAATTGCAACTGGGACATTTATAGGTTCTAAATTTCGTTCAGAAGATGTAAAAATGTTAAAAAAAGTTATTATTCCTGGAATAACTATGGTTGTATTGATGATAACTTTTAGTTTTTTACTTTCATATTTAATGTCAACCTTTTTAGGAATAGATAATCTTACTTCCTTTTTTGCAACTGCTCCCGGTGGAATTATGGATATTTCTCTTATTGCCTATGATTTTAAGGCAAATACTTCACAGGTTGCACTATTGCAACTTATTAGATTGATTTCAGTCATTGCTTTTGTTCCATTTTTTACAAAAAAATGTTATGAAAGAAGTAATAAAAAAAATATTAGTTTTGAACAAGAAATAAAAAAAGAAATTAAAGAAGAAGAAAAATTTGAAAATAGAGGTGAAAGATCTTTACTTTTCACTTTTATTATTGGAATAATTGGAGGAGTAATAGGCTATTTTACTCGTTTACCAGCTGGAACTATGAGTTGTTCTATGGCTTTGGTAGCATATTTTAATGTAAAAACTCATAGAGCATATATGCCTTTAACACTTAGAAAAATTATTCAATCTTTTGGAGGGGCTTTAATTGGAGCTAAGGTTACATTAACTGATGTGATTGCTTTAAAAGATTTAGTTTTACCTATTATTTTAATAATTATTGGTTTTTGCTTGATGAATGTTTTGGTAGGTTTCTTTTTGTATAAGACAACTAAGTTTTCTTTGTCTACTGCTTTACTTTCTGCTTCCCCTGGTGGAATGTCAGATATTTCACTAATGGCAGAAGATTTAGGTGCAAATGGTCCACAGGTTGCTTCTATGCAATTTTTAAGAGCTATATTTATTGTTGGAGTTTATCCAATTATAATTAAAATTTTATTTGCTTAA
- a CDS encoding TIGR00730 family Rossman fold protein, translating to MRKKNVTVYCGASFGNDERYQKVTKKLGEWIGKNNYNLVYGGGKSGLMGLIADSVLENGGKVTGIITHFLSEREVAHEGITKLIKVDTMSERKKKMADLADIFIALPGGPGTLEEITEVVSWAVLALHPCPCIFFNFDNYYNHIRDFYDLMVEKGYMKKEARDKILFTDSFEEIEKFIANYKPPKAREYHGE from the coding sequence ATGAGAAAGAAAAATGTTACAGTTTACTGTGGTGCTTCTTTTGGAAATGATGAAAGATATCAAAAAGTAACTAAAAAACTTGGAGAATGGATAGGAAAAAATAACTATAATCTTGTATATGGTGGAGGAAAATCAGGTTTAATGGGGCTAATTGCTGATTCTGTTCTTGAAAATGGAGGAAAAGTTACAGGAATTATAACTCATTTCTTATCAGAAAGAGAAGTTGCTCATGAAGGAATAACTAAACTTATAAAAGTTGATACTATGTCTGAAAGAAAAAAGAAAATGGCAGATTTAGCTGATATTTTTATAGCTTTGCCAGGAGGACCAGGGACTTTGGAAGAAATAACAGAGGTTGTTTCTTGGGCAGTTCTTGCACTACATCCTTGCCCTTGTATATTTTTTAATTTTGACAATTATTATAATCATATCAGAGATTTTTATGATTTAATGGTTGAAAAAGGATATATGAAAAAAGAAGCAAGAGATAAAATTTTATTTACTGATTCATTTGAAGAAATAGAAAAATTTATTGCAAACTATAAGCCACCTAAGGCAAGAGAATACCATGGAGAATAA
- the dnaN gene encoding DNA polymerase III subunit beta yields the protein MHIRVNRQNFLSAIRTVEKSVKENKIKPILSCIYAKVKGNKIYFTGTNLDTTIKTSIDVNEVIREGEIAFSYSIIDEYLKEIKDEFVVLRVENGNILFIETEDSTTEYDVHSAEDYPNTFENVNLNDSNFKFEMPSQELVNIFEKVLFSADTPDNIAMNCIRIESILKHLHFVSTNTYRLTFLKKNINKDILDFSVSVPADTISSIIKIIKGLDNEVIKVYKEEAHLYFQYKDTMIITKLIELRFPNYAEILSNISYDKKLYINNEKLTNLLKRILIFSRSNSESKYSSTYEFKYNEKDNGKMAISALNELARINEELDVNFEGEDLKISLNSKYLLEFIQNIPKEKELVLEFMYSNSAVKVYEKDNDEYIYILMPLALRE from the coding sequence ATGCATATTAGAGTCAATAGACAAAATTTTTTATCAGCAATTAGAACAGTTGAAAAATCAGTAAAGGAAAATAAAATAAAGCCAATCCTTTCCTGTATTTATGCAAAAGTTAAAGGGAATAAAATATATTTTACAGGTACAAATTTAGATACAACTATAAAAACTTCTATTGATGTAAATGAAGTTATAAGAGAAGGAGAAATAGCCTTTTCTTATTCTATAATAGATGAATATTTAAAAGAAATAAAAGATGAATTTGTTGTTTTAAGAGTTGAAAACGGCAATATTTTATTTATTGAAACAGAAGACTCTACAACAGAATATGATGTACACAGTGCAGAGGATTACCCTAATACTTTTGAAAATGTCAACCTAAATGACAGTAATTTTAAATTTGAAATGCCTAGCCAAGAGTTAGTAAATATATTTGAAAAAGTTTTATTCTCAGCTGATACACCTGATAATATAGCTATGAATTGTATTAGAATTGAAAGTATTTTAAAACATTTACATTTTGTATCAACTAACACTTATCGTTTAACTTTTTTAAAAAAGAACATAAATAAAGATATTTTAGATTTTTCAGTTAGTGTCCCAGCTGATACAATTTCATCAATTATTAAAATCATAAAAGGTTTGGATAATGAAGTAATAAAGGTATATAAAGAAGAAGCTCATTTATATTTCCAATATAAAGACACTATGATAATAACAAAGTTAATAGAATTAAGATTTCCTAATTATGCTGAAATACTATCAAATATATCTTATGATAAGAAATTATATATAAATAATGAAAAATTAACTAATCTATTGAAAAGAATTTTAATTTTTTCAAGAAGTAATTCAGAATCTAAATATTCATCAACTTATGAATTTAAATATAATGAAAAAGATAATGGTAAAATGGCCATTTCTGCTTTAAATGAACTTGCTAGAATAAATGAAGAATTAGATGTAAATTTTGAAGGAGAGGATTTAAAAATATCTTTAAATTCTAAATATTTATTAGAATTTATTCAAAATATCCCTAAGGAAAAAGAATTAGTTTTAGAGTTTATGTATTCTAATTCAGCTGTAAAAGTATATGAGAAAGATAATGATGAATATATCTATATATTAATGCCATTAGCATTAAGAGAGTAG
- a CDS encoding polysaccharide deacetylase family protein, with the protein MMIFILIIFVLTILLILFNKRAVPVFLYHQVNPISSSVSPEIFEEHLKIIKKYNIKTITISEYYNNNINKNSMLLTFDDGYYDNFKYVFPLLKKYNMKATIFLNTLYIMDKRESEPEIKDNNTVNLEAMKRYIQNGNANINQYMSWEEIKEMYDSGLIDFQAHSHKHMAIFTNTKIEGLTKKDRMEAPELYLYGELEDDYPIFAKRGEYSGKAKIIKKEFFNIFKNFYKENIENKIIDKNEILKKCQEFIAENTEYFSDENEAEYRKRIEEDYLENKKLIEKNLGNQVKFFCWPWGHRSKETIKILKELGVVGFISTKKGTNSMKPNWNMIRRIELRKYTPEKFKINLLVARNLILGKIYGWIS; encoded by the coding sequence ATAATGATATTTATTCTAATAATATTTGTATTAACTATATTACTTATTCTTTTTAATAAAAGAGCAGTACCAGTTTTTCTATATCATCAGGTGAATCCTATTTCTTCAAGTGTAAGCCCTGAAATATTTGAGGAACATTTAAAAATTATAAAAAAATATAATATAAAAACTATAACAATTTCAGAATATTATAACAATAATATAAATAAAAATTCTATGCTTTTGACTTTTGATGATGGATATTATGACAATTTTAAATATGTATTTCCATTGTTAAAAAAATATAATATGAAAGCAACTATCTTTTTAAATACTTTGTATATTATGGATAAAAGAGAAAGTGAACCTGAAATAAAAGATAATAACACTGTAAATTTAGAAGCTATGAAAAGATATATCCAAAATGGTAATGCAAACATTAATCAATATATGTCTTGGGAAGAAATAAAAGAAATGTATGACAGTGGTTTAATTGATTTTCAAGCACATTCTCATAAACATATGGCAATATTTACAAATACTAAAATAGAAGGACTTACAAAAAAAGATAGGATGGAAGCACCTGAACTATATTTATATGGAGAGCTTGAAGATGATTATCCAATTTTTGCTAAAAGAGGAGAATATTCAGGAAAAGCTAAGATAATAAAAAAGGAATTTTTTAATATTTTTAAAAATTTTTATAAAGAAAACATTGAAAATAAAATTATAGATAAAAATGAAATTTTAAAAAAATGTCAAGAATTTATTGCTGAAAATACTGAGTATTTTTCTGATGAAAATGAAGCTGAATACAGGAAAAGAATAGAAGAAGATTATTTAGAAAATAAAAAATTAATAGAAAAAAATTTAGGAAATCAGGTTAAATTCTTTTGTTGGCCTTGGGGACACAGAAGCAAAGAAACTATTAAGATTTTAAAAGAATTAGGAGTTGTTGGTTTTATTTCAACTAAAAAAGGAACTAACTCTATGAAACCTAATTGGAATATGATAAGAAGAATTGAGCTTAGAAAATATACTCCTGAAAAATTTAAAATTAATTTATTAGTTGCTAGAAATTTAATCTTAGGTAAAATTTATGGTTGGATATCATAG